A window from Candidatus Nitrospira neomarina encodes these proteins:
- a CDS encoding outer membrane beta-barrel protein produces MINSVWRKTRAVRLSPFGTLSERKWPIALILTVLVACEVLSPVEGQAQSFSDMGLFYFTGSHQPIQNRGGLFREYMTGNGLGDGIKAGPVLLRPFLGASEVYTDNVFKRDTNTKSDFLTTIAPGIQAFMPFAGGKHSVLLDYRAAQFLYAKFTENNALAQDALGHVSLNYPGGLAIDLQGGHLEGFDPRGSEVDTQQRDITKWNVNQFLGQIEFTGQKAGIRLRTNFDDVNYTNNGQAASRDRSRASANLSVSVAVTHSTRALVGVRIVNNDYNTNKQQNSFGYGAYTGFSLAPTRQLSGEFNIGYQVLNFDHALIDEDSARGQALLARGLSLGSEQQTFFYMRGNLDWNPTSRLSFRLRPFSNINQSAVQGTSTYKRIGVDVYGRQSFTSRLALRGNFYYANDNFNTNRTDDRFRLRIGPEYRTVKWLGFRFDYIFEKRTSNIANFDFNSNTFMISIEGII; encoded by the coding sequence ATGATTAATTCCGTATGGCGAAAAACAAGAGCGGTGCGTCTTTCCCCATTTGGCACACTCAGTGAGCGGAAATGGCCGATTGCTCTTATTCTGACTGTTCTCGTTGCCTGTGAGGTATTGTCCCCCGTCGAGGGACAGGCTCAATCTTTTTCTGATATGGGACTGTTTTATTTTACCGGGTCTCACCAGCCTATTCAGAATCGGGGGGGGCTTTTTCGTGAATATATGACGGGAAATGGTTTAGGGGATGGTATCAAAGCCGGTCCGGTCCTACTCCGTCCGTTTTTAGGTGCATCGGAAGTGTATACCGACAATGTCTTTAAGAGAGACACAAATACGAAAAGTGACTTTCTTACGACCATCGCGCCTGGAATTCAGGCGTTCATGCCGTTTGCCGGAGGTAAGCATTCAGTCCTTCTTGACTATCGTGCTGCCCAATTTCTCTACGCAAAATTTACCGAAAATAATGCCCTGGCCCAAGATGCTCTTGGACACGTCAGTTTGAATTATCCGGGTGGTTTAGCCATAGACTTGCAGGGAGGCCATTTAGAAGGGTTTGACCCGAGAGGATCGGAAGTGGATACCCAACAAAGGGATATTACCAAATGGAATGTGAATCAGTTTTTAGGCCAGATTGAATTCACGGGACAAAAGGCTGGTATCCGTCTTCGCACAAATTTTGATGATGTAAATTACACCAACAATGGGCAGGCTGCCTCGCGTGACCGGAGCCGTGCTAGTGCCAATCTGAGCGTGTCTGTCGCTGTAACCCACTCAACCCGCGCCCTCGTCGGCGTTCGAATAGTCAACAATGATTATAATACGAATAAGCAACAGAATAGTTTCGGTTACGGGGCATATACCGGCTTCAGCCTGGCACCTACCCGCCAACTCTCAGGGGAATTCAATATCGGGTACCAGGTTTTAAATTTTGACCACGCGCTCATCGATGAAGACTCAGCCCGTGGCCAGGCCCTCCTTGCAAGGGGGTTAAGCCTAGGATCGGAGCAGCAGACCTTCTTTTATATGCGAGGAAACCTGGATTGGAACCCTACTTCCCGGTTAAGCTTTCGTCTCCGTCCCTTTTCGAATATTAATCAGTCAGCGGTTCAGGGTACCTCCACCTATAAACGAATAGGCGTCGACGTGTATGGGAGACAGTCATTTACCAGCCGTCTGGCCCTCAGGGGTAATTTCTACTACGCCAACGATAATTTTAATACGAATAGAACGGATGATCGATTTCGCTTAAGGATAGGACCGGAATACCGTACGGTTAAATGGCTGGGCTTTCGCTTTGATTATATTTTCGAGAAGAGAACCTCAAATATAGCCAATTTTGATTTCAACAGTAATACGTTCATGATTTCCATCGAAGGAATAATCTAG
- a CDS encoding fibronectin type III domain-containing protein, whose amino-acid sequence MLHNQGFSRITFPRTHSFPFALSALWTVVVFLCLFSSNALAGEVTLAWNPPSAEYGGFIVAYGTSSGSYTETQDVGAQAMYTVTSLNPGQTYYFAVKAYDRARKIESPFSNQVSVTLPIGNARPAPPKDVKVY is encoded by the coding sequence ATGTTACACAATCAAGGTTTCTCTCGAATAACCTTTCCCCGAACCCATTCCTTTCCATTTGCATTGAGTGCATTATGGACCGTTGTTGTGTTTCTCTGTCTTTTTTCCTCCAATGCACTGGCGGGAGAAGTCACCCTAGCCTGGAATCCTCCTTCCGCAGAATATGGTGGATTCATTGTCGCCTACGGAACTTCAAGCGGCAGTTATACGGAGACTCAAGATGTCGGAGCTCAGGCCATGTATACGGTGACAAGCCTGAATCCCGGTCAAACCTATTATTTTGCGGTAAAAGCTTACGACCGGGCTCGTAAAATTGAAAGCCCGTTTTCGAACCAGGTGAGTGTTACCTTGCCTATCGGTAATGCGCGCCCTGCCCCTCCTAAGGATGTAAAGGTTTATTGA
- a CDS encoding Tll0287-like domain-containing protein, protein MKQVSLRVVRRWSALMIWWVWINPLMAQANSDIVETGRLLATLLDAGRVTIGQNQALINDASKGDKGFTPEVFEKQMVALYKERMGIDLHNLQNAQIPDQAKPLLTRLVEESQKTVASYQTVINFEGVKFKGLIPATFGTETARRFQNWSKVYLKQTAPDHYLRNPKNKADAFEREMMQTFATSAPGDRNEVFSKTIEDEKSVRVMLPLYYEKACLICHGGPKGERDVSGYEKEGGKEGELAGAISVKLPFP, encoded by the coding sequence ATGAAACAGGTGTCCCTTCGAGTTGTGAGAAGATGGAGTGCGTTAATGATATGGTGGGTATGGATCAACCCCTTAATGGCCCAGGCCAATTCCGACATCGTGGAAACTGGTCGGCTTTTGGCCACATTATTGGATGCAGGTCGAGTGACAATCGGCCAGAATCAAGCGTTAATCAATGATGCAAGCAAAGGTGACAAGGGCTTTACCCCGGAGGTATTCGAGAAACAGATGGTAGCCTTATACAAGGAACGAATGGGAATCGATTTGCATAACCTGCAGAATGCACAAATTCCAGATCAAGCCAAGCCATTATTGACTAGACTCGTAGAAGAAAGTCAGAAAACCGTAGCAAGCTATCAAACAGTCATAAACTTTGAAGGCGTCAAATTCAAAGGGCTCATTCCCGCCACCTTTGGCACCGAAACGGCCAGGCGTTTCCAAAATTGGTCAAAAGTCTATTTAAAGCAGACGGCTCCCGATCATTATTTAAGAAACCCCAAAAACAAAGCTGATGCCTTTGAAAGAGAAATGATGCAAACCTTTGCAACTTCTGCCCCTGGCGATCGGAATGAAGTTTTCAGTAAGACCATTGAAGATGAAAAGAGTGTACGGGTCATGCTGCCACTCTACTATGAGAAAGCTTGCTTAATCTGTCATGGGGGTCCCAAAGGTGAAAGAGATGTATCTGGCTACGAGAAAGAAGGGGGAAAAGAAGGTGAGTTAGCGGGGGCTATCAGTGTGAAATTACCCTTTCCTTAA
- a CDS encoding FG-GAP-like repeat-containing protein, giving the protein MNYSKVTRLGGPSPSQLPMPFGLCVSGFLVVLFFGCFGPLTETFGATIIIVNKDGPGEGFNDPAPFTPVGGNTATTLGEARLKAFEYAANILAQVLVSTVGIRVDARIDSLGTGILGSAGPNTVHRNFPNAPVANTWYVQSLANKLAEQDLDLTTSDISATFSANFTNWYFGLDANPPSGQFDFVTVVLHEIIHGLGFLSLVDVQTGEKFLGTNDVFMGWLELHGASPANYPVMTDSQRQFANVANPDLHFVGVNLQGGSGTLTAGRTDTHVQMYAPNPAQLGSSVSHFTNTIKPDQLMEPGIASGRAIHDLGLAQPLLQDLGWIFEAGVSFPTRNDVNGDERADLVWRNTSTWALAIWLMNGFTIASSGSLGVVSSKWQVAGTGDVNEDGKADVIWRHSDTGTVAVWLMNGLTVMSVGFPGSVSMDWQIASVGDVNGDGRADLVWRNTSSGEVTIWLMNGSTIASSGHLGAVPLEWQIVGTGDMNADGKADLIWRNNLTGVVEVWLMQGLTVLSIGFTGGVSTDWQIAGVGDVNDDGMGDFVWRKTSNGEVAIWLMNGVTLSSPGFFGVVPQGWEIADTSDINGDGRADIIWRNNQTGTVAVWMMNGLTIMSVGFPGSTSLNWEIQH; this is encoded by the coding sequence ATGAATTATTCTAAAGTCACCAGACTGGGAGGCCCCTCTCCTTCTCAGTTACCGATGCCCTTCGGCCTTTGCGTGTCTGGATTTCTGGTCGTTTTATTCTTTGGCTGCTTTGGACCTTTGACCGAGACCTTCGGTGCCACCATTATTATTGTGAATAAAGATGGTCCCGGGGAAGGATTTAACGATCCTGCGCCTTTTACGCCAGTGGGTGGAAATACGGCCACCACTCTTGGGGAGGCACGGTTGAAAGCATTTGAGTATGCGGCAAATATTTTAGCGCAGGTGCTGGTGAGCACGGTGGGCATTCGAGTCGATGCTCGAATTGATTCTTTAGGAACAGGAATACTGGGATCGGCTGGCCCTAATACTGTCCATCGGAATTTTCCCAATGCTCCTGTGGCGAATACCTGGTATGTCCAATCTCTTGCCAATAAGCTTGCAGAACAGGATCTGGATCTTACGACCAGTGATATAAGTGCCACCTTCAGTGCAAATTTCACGAATTGGTATTTTGGGCTGGATGCCAATCCCCCATCTGGACAATTTGATTTTGTGACCGTGGTACTTCATGAAATTATTCATGGCCTTGGATTTTTGTCACTCGTTGATGTGCAAACCGGAGAGAAATTCTTAGGAACCAATGATGTATTTATGGGTTGGTTGGAGCTTCATGGAGCCAGTCCGGCCAATTACCCCGTCATGACCGATAGCCAAAGGCAATTTGCGAATGTGGCGAACCCGGATCTTCATTTTGTCGGTGTCAATCTTCAAGGCGGCTCCGGGACCCTGACAGCCGGACGAACGGATACTCATGTTCAGATGTACGCTCCAAACCCGGCTCAATTAGGTTCATCGGTGTCTCATTTCACGAACACGATTAAGCCTGATCAGCTTATGGAGCCCGGAATAGCTTCCGGAAGGGCGATTCATGATCTCGGGTTAGCTCAACCTCTGTTGCAAGATTTAGGATGGATATTTGAGGCTGGCGTGAGTTTCCCAACTCGGAATGATGTTAATGGTGACGAGAGGGCAGACCTCGTGTGGCGCAACACGAGCACGTGGGCTCTCGCGATTTGGTTGATGAACGGTTTTACGATTGCTTCCTCCGGTTCATTAGGCGTGGTGTCGTCAAAGTGGCAGGTTGCCGGTACTGGAGATGTCAATGAGGATGGGAAAGCAGATGTTATCTGGCGTCACAGCGATACAGGAACGGTCGCGGTGTGGCTGATGAATGGTCTCACGGTCATGTCGGTGGGCTTTCCGGGTAGTGTCTCTATGGATTGGCAAATCGCGAGTGTAGGTGATGTCAACGGCGACGGGAGGGCGGACCTCGTTTGGCGCAACACGAGTAGTGGGGAAGTGACGATTTGGTTAATGAACGGTTCCACGATTGCTTCTTCCGGCCATTTGGGCGCCGTACCGTTGGAGTGGCAAATAGTGGGAACGGGAGATATGAATGCCGATGGAAAAGCGGATCTTATATGGCGGAATAACCTTACCGGCGTAGTGGAAGTGTGGCTAATGCAAGGGCTCACGGTCCTGTCAATAGGTTTCACCGGAGGGGTCTCCACGGATTGGCAAATTGCAGGGGTGGGTGATGTGAATGATGACGGGATGGGGGATTTTGTTTGGCGGAAAACGAGTAACGGGGAGGTTGCAATTTGGTTGATGAATGGGGTGACTCTCAGTTCGCCGGGATTTTTTGGCGTGGTGCCTCAGGGGTGGGAGATTGCTGACACCAGTGATATCAATGGGGATGGGCGGGCAGATATAATTTGGCGTAACAATCAGACGGGTACGGTGGCGGTGTGGATGATGAATGGGCTCACTATCATGTCGGTTGGCTTTCCGGGCAGTACCTCACTCAATTGGGAAATCCAACATTAA
- a CDS encoding ABC transporter ATP-binding protein has translation MSSKSLFTKPSIFSRDKSRGEEAQPPYLLSQEYKTAGVSGQTVQEANDVAIRVQNLCKCYQIYDQPQDRLKQWIYPRLQRFVGRPSKQYFCGFWALKEVSFEVKKGETVGIIGRNGSGKSTLLQMICGTLTPTSGSIFTYGRIAALLELGSGFNAEFTGRENVYMNAAVLGLSRAETDARIDDIIAFADIGDFIEQPVKMYSSGMMVRLAFAVQSQVAPAILIVDEALAVGDAKFQAKCFDRLKKLKDSGTSILLVTHSSEQIVTHCTKALLLENGMVLESGQPRVVVNRYMDLLFGKEKKSPDAEPIVAATTAANEAANLRCSLSYTEDVFATRPGYNPHEYRWGDGSASILDFYLSADGDMYPYAISTGQTVHLGVSFRFSSSLVRPILGITIKTKEGVTIYGANSETLEAKEFKSLGQHGQVAYAKAVFCCRLAPGDYFLSLGIATKQGEVDTPHDRRYDAIHFQVRPETKFFGLVDLGLHLTAQEIAL, from the coding sequence ATGTCGTCTAAGAGCCTCTTTACAAAACCCTCAATCTTCTCACGGGACAAGAGTAGGGGAGAGGAAGCTCAACCCCCCTATCTCTTGTCGCAAGAATACAAGACTGCGGGGGTAAGTGGGCAAACCGTGCAGGAGGCCAATGACGTCGCCATACGCGTGCAAAATCTCTGCAAGTGCTACCAGATTTATGATCAACCACAGGATCGATTAAAGCAGTGGATATATCCACGATTGCAAAGATTTGTCGGTAGGCCCTCCAAACAATATTTTTGTGGATTCTGGGCGCTCAAGGAAGTCTCGTTCGAGGTAAAAAAGGGTGAAACCGTTGGCATTATCGGTCGCAACGGCAGTGGAAAATCTACGCTTCTGCAAATGATCTGCGGAACGCTCACCCCAACCAGTGGCAGCATTTTTACCTATGGCCGGATTGCCGCCCTGCTGGAATTGGGTTCGGGCTTCAATGCTGAGTTTACCGGGCGCGAAAACGTTTACATGAATGCCGCAGTGCTTGGACTGAGCAGAGCAGAAACCGATGCGCGTATCGATGACATCATTGCATTTGCCGATATTGGCGACTTCATTGAACAACCGGTAAAAATGTACTCAAGCGGGATGATGGTTCGACTCGCTTTTGCTGTTCAATCCCAAGTTGCCCCCGCTATTCTCATTGTGGATGAAGCCTTAGCCGTTGGTGATGCAAAATTCCAGGCCAAATGCTTTGATCGTTTAAAGAAACTCAAGGATAGTGGGACCAGCATATTGCTGGTCACCCACTCTAGCGAACAGATTGTGACGCATTGCACTAAGGCACTATTGCTTGAAAATGGGATGGTGCTGGAGTCCGGCCAACCTCGCGTGGTGGTGAATCGTTATATGGATTTGTTGTTTGGCAAAGAAAAAAAATCACCAGACGCCGAGCCCATCGTGGCAGCCACAACCGCTGCAAACGAGGCTGCGAACCTTAGGTGCTCGTTAAGTTATACGGAAGATGTGTTTGCCACTCGTCCCGGTTACAATCCGCACGAATATCGCTGGGGGGATGGTTCGGCCTCAATTTTGGATTTTTATTTGTCGGCAGATGGGGACATGTATCCTTATGCGATTTCGACGGGACAAACGGTCCATTTGGGTGTTTCATTTAGGTTTTCAAGTAGCCTAGTGCGACCAATATTAGGGATTACAATCAAAACCAAAGAAGGTGTAACCATCTATGGGGCTAATTCCGAAACACTTGAAGCCAAAGAATTCAAATCATTGGGTCAGCATGGTCAAGTAGCTTATGCCAAGGCTGTCTTCTGTTGTCGTCTTGCGCCTGGAGACTATTTCCTTTCCTTAGGTATTGCCACCAAGCAGGGCGAAGTAGACACGCCTCACGACAGGCGTTATGACGCGATTCATTTTCAAGTTCGGCCAGAAACTAAATTTTTTGGCCTGGTGGACTTGGGTCTCCACTTAACGGCTCAGGAAATTGCGTTATGA
- a CDS encoding ABC transporter permease, translating into MNNTYNPFSPLICAWQHRTLIARLAKREIDARYRGSMLGVIWAFVVPMLMLGVYTFVFSVVFQIRWEVPTEENGAFALLLFSGLIIFNLFSECVTRAPGLMLENVSYIKKVVFPLEIMPWVSILVALFNAAVSLLILFIFYLIVHGFPPLTVLLLPVVLFPFVLLIVGLGWFLSSMGVFLRDVQPLVGVMTTMMMFLSPIFYPLSAIPETYRGFIQLNPLTPVLNASKSVIFLGQMPEWVDWLLYTVVFWVVGWLGFVWFQITRKGFADVV; encoded by the coding sequence ATGAATAATACGTACAATCCTTTTTCACCACTGATCTGTGCTTGGCAGCACAGGACCTTGATTGCTCGCCTTGCCAAGCGAGAGATTGATGCTCGTTATCGAGGGTCGATGCTTGGGGTAATCTGGGCCTTTGTCGTCCCGATGCTCATGTTAGGGGTTTATACGTTTGTCTTTTCGGTCGTGTTTCAGATTCGATGGGAGGTGCCCACGGAAGAAAATGGCGCCTTTGCTCTGTTATTATTTTCCGGGTTGATTATTTTCAATCTGTTTTCCGAATGTGTCACGCGTGCTCCTGGTCTTATGCTTGAAAATGTGTCGTATATAAAAAAGGTAGTGTTTCCTCTGGAGATAATGCCTTGGGTATCGATATTGGTGGCACTTTTTAATGCGGCCGTAAGTCTTCTGATTTTGTTTATATTTTACCTCATAGTCCATGGTTTCCCACCCCTAACGGTGTTGCTGTTGCCGGTGGTACTTTTTCCGTTTGTCCTCTTAATTGTAGGATTAGGTTGGTTTCTGTCTTCCATGGGGGTGTTTCTGCGTGATGTCCAGCCGTTGGTAGGCGTGATGACGACGATGATGATGTTTCTCAGTCCTATTTTTTACCCCCTATCGGCTATTCCTGAAACCTATCGAGGATTCATTCAGCTCAATCCGTTGACACCTGTCCTGAATGCGTCGAAATCGGTCATATTTTTAGGGCAAATGCCGGAATGGGTAGACTGGCTCCTGTATACGGTTGTTTTTTGGGTAGTGGGTTGGTTGGGCTTTGTCTGGTTCCAAATAACGCGAAAAGGATTTGCTGATGTCGTCTAA